In the genome of Synechococcus elongatus PCC 11801, the window ACTTCGCGGGGTTCGTGAGGTGAGCCCTTACCAGCTCTTCCCAAGCGGCTGCGGAATACCATTGCGGGCTAGAGGCGGCATTTGGTGGCAGCGGCTCGCGTTCGGGCTGCTGCTGCATGGCAAAGGTTTGGCGATCACCGTGGGGAAGATTTAGGTGAAAAACGGCATGAGGGTTTGCGATAGCGAAGCCCTGCATCAAGCCCTTCAGCAGTCCGTGGCTACTGCTCCATCTGTCGCCATGCCGGAAGAGGTGAATAACGCCGCGCCATTCAATCGCGATCGTCGTGCCAGTGTGTCCAGGCCACTCGACGATATCAAGCTGTTCAATCCTTGGAACCTTCGTTAGCGGGTCGGCTTTGATTGCGATCGTGTGTTGCTGACCTCGAGAAACGACCGTAACAAGCCCTTCACCCGTGGCGACGTAGGACGCAGCCCAAACCAGTTTTAGAGCGTTGCCTAATTGGCCACGGCTGGGGGTGACAAAAGCAGAATTACTGCTCACGCTCACGCTGTAATCAAGCGAGCTTTCGATCGTCTCAGTCGGCAGCCCTGGACCGTTGTCGCTCACCAGAAAGCGATCGTATTCAACCGAGACCGTTATCTCCGGCGCAATGCGTGGATCTGCCTCGTCGCAGGCATCAAGGCTGTTATCGACCAGCTCCTTAACGAGCATGATCGGCCATTGCTGCTTCACCGCACCCATCTGGATTTGGAGCCGGTCTTCTTTGAAGAACTCAGACCGCAAATCGATGCGGTTGGTAAATTTCTCCATCGGACTTACCTTGCTAACTCGCCTGAAAATTTCCGGTTTTTTTACCGTGAGGCGATCGCTGTCGTGTGCAATTCAGCCCAACGATCGGAACAGTTCACAGCAAAAAGCTAGAGATAAATATATTTAACTCTAGCTTGGGTGATGGGTTGTCGTGTTGGTCTGGCTAGTCGAAGTCGATCAACCTAGCCCCACCAAGTCCAGCCACCTGCTCCAATCGGGCGATCGCGGCGGCTCTTTTGTGGGCGGGCATCCTGCGTAAGGTGTTGCCGTCGTTTTTCCGCTCCTCGAGCAAATAGCGCTTTTCTACGGCAATCGACCGCCTGACCTCATCAGCCAGCTTTGAGCCTGGGGGCAGTCGTTTAAGGGCTGCCTCACGGGTGGCAAGGTCAGGGTCTAAGGCCAGTTTTTCCACCAGTTCAGAGGGAGTGGTGGGGTTGCGGGCCACGGCTTCCCGAATGAAGTCATCGCTGTCTTCACTAAGCCGCCACAGGGTTTCGATCGCGGCGTGGGGGTTGGATGCAACGCTCTCTCTAACGCTGTCGCTGCGGTCACTGGCAAGGATGGCAAGGGTATCGGCATCCTCAGAAGCAGCAGCCAAATCAATGCGCTGGTCTTCATAGTCGGGAATCATGCGACCTTCAGAATGCGATCGAGGTGTTGCTGGGCAAGCCGTAAGGCCTCACTGGCTGAGGCCTCAGACGCAACGGGGATAGTCGTCACCAATCGGCCACCAACCCTGATATCGACAAAACAGCGGCCTCGATAGGCGATGTCGAAACCGCGATAACTCACTGAGCTGATGTCAGTCGCCATGCCTACGCTTGCAAGCGCTGAAGGACTTCGGCGGGGGCATCCTTGCGCTTCCACTTGAGCAAGACGCCATCGCTGTGAGCAAAAACCCACTGCCCTTGCTGCCAGCAATCCGCGTCCTGCATGGAGAAATCGTCTTGGCGGTACTCACTGCTGTCAGAGCGATCGCCCTGCGGCTTTTTTGCTTTCTTCTCCGCTGCAATTCGAAGCAAGTTTTGGGTCAGAGATTCAGCCTTGCTCGTGCTCCAGCCAGGTGGCCACGGCGTGCCGTCTGACCGGTGGCGCTCATAGTAGCTGTCAGAGCGATCGCGCTCTTTGCGGTTCCGCTCCCATGCGGCTTGGGGGCTTTCTTCCCCGACTGGAATCCGCGCCCCGTATTGGTCAACAACCCAGCGCTCACTAGCGTCTAGGCGGGCGCTCCATGCGTCAACACGTTTTTCTGTGCTCGCCTTCAGCGGTTGCTTCCATGCCTGGCTCTGGCGATCGGTATAAAGCTTGTCGGACTGTTTGCGCGGATCTGCTGAGTTAGCCATCTTAGGCCGCTCCTTTAGCAAATGGTTTCTGTAGCTCTGCTTGCTGCTGGCTTCGGTAGACGTTGGTGGTAAATCCCCGCGTCACCGCCTCATAAACCGGCTCAATTAACTTCAGAGCGCGGTTGCTGTTGTAGCTCAGACCGAAGCCTTGGGACTCCAGCTCTGATGCGGCTTTTCGTAGCGCAGCCAGGGCGGTGTTATACGCCTCTACGGTCGGACGAATCTGCTCAGTGAAGGCAATCTCAGCTTCCAAATCTGCGATCGCCTGTTGGGTTTTAGCAACCCGCTTTTGTGCATCATCACGAGCTGTAATGGCCTTAGCAAACCCGATGTTAGCTGCCGTCTTATCGGCGCGGTAGCGCTCAGCAGCAACCGGATCATCGGGGTCTTCTGGGGGCTTCAGCGACTGGATTATCCCAGCTACTTTGTCGAGTTTGGCCTGAGTTTTATCTAACTCAGACTGCTCGGTCTTGAGCTGCTTTTTTAGCTCTGGAATTGTTGGCATAAACTAACCCGTTTATATGGGTGCTTTTATGATAGCTCAGTCTAAAATATATGTAATAGAGACCATCATTTTTGCCCGATAATATTCGGGCTTTTTTGCAGATGGCAATCAAAGCAGAAGTTAGAACCAAACTCGCCCGCATGATCGCAGAGGGGGCAAGCGTCCTTGATGCCTCAGTTCGACTAGGACTCACTGAGCAGCAAGCGCGATCGATCGCGGGTGAGGCAAGTTTTCAGGTTGCTGTTGGTGCGTTTCAATCCTTGCTGCATGCTGAGGCGATCGGCAAAGTGGCAGGGCTTCAAAGTCAACTGATCGATGCGTTGCTAGGGATTGCGACCATGCCGATCGAAGGGGCATCGCCAGATGCTTTATTAAACGCAAAACTCGAAGCTTTAAGACTGTTGCTGGCTGTCCCCGCAGCGGATGCAAGGGCAGCCAGACTTGCTGATGATTTGGCTGATTTGCGGCTTCACTTCCAAGAGCTAAAGCAGAAGCTCAACTAAACCGCCAACCCTTTGGGGCACGACTGAGGGGCACAACTGTATCTGATCGTTCCGTTACTTCGTTCAGCCCTGCCTCTAGTTCGCTCAGACGTTCAGCCCCAACCTCACCACGCAATTGAGTTCCGTAGCTCAGCACCGTGGCAGCAGCCCTGATAGCAGTTCCTGCAGTGATCGAAGTACCTTCGATCGGCATCTCCAACACTTTCTTGAGTGCAGCGATCGCAGACTCATTCAACGCAGTGATCTGGATAACAGTCTGTTGTTGAATTTGACTAAGGCCATCCTCAACAGCTTTCCGAAAGTCTGGCTTAGCCCGCCATGAATGTAAGGTCGATATTCCTATGCCCAAGTGTTTGGCGATATCGGCGTAGGGTTCACCGGCGATGATGCGGGCGATCGCCTCAGCTTTGGCGGCTTGCAAATTTTTATTCCTTGCCATCTTCGCTAGCTCCGTCTAGTTCTGTCTGCTTAGCCTTGCTTGCCAGTAGGTAATCGACCGTTGCTTCAAGTAGCAAAGTTTGCTGATACACCTTTAGCGCTCGGTTCCACTCGGCCTGTTGCTGTTTGGATAATTTGATCGGCATTTTTCTAAGCTCCCGTTTTGTTTAGTGTGACGTTCAAAAACTCGCAATAGCTAATCTCAGTTGCCTGCAATCGAAACCATCGCATAGCCTCAGCAACACGGCGGGGATTTTGCCACGGCTTGATCAATTCGTAGCCAGTGAAGACAACCAATCTGCTAGTGAAAGCTGCCACCTGTTGCTCTAGTTCGTGTTTGGGTTGGTGCACCCACTCACCACGCTGCAGGCGGAATAGTTCACGTTTGTAGACTCCCCACACTTGTCGATCGGGCTGCATGATCGCGCGGGTTGTTAGCCCTAACCAATCGCTTGATCGCGATGGCAACAACAGCAGCGGCTTGGGGTCTTTCCCAACCGGCTCGAATCGCCCAGCCAGCACACAGTCGCGCATTGCCTGCCACTCGACTTTTGCTAACCATGGTCGGAAGCTGCCGGAATAGGTGACGCGCTGAACGTAGCCAGCAGGAAAACAACTGAACTGGGTAGAAGTGTTTTCACGATCTAGCAGGGACTCCAAATCGCTGTAGAAGGCTCGCTCGCTGACATCGATCGCATGAGGATCGCGGTAGACCCTTGCCCAAAGCGCTTTACTCATGCTGCGACCTCCCCATGGTGCTCATCCGGTGGCCTTTCGGCTTTCTCCGGCGGCTCGCGGCGTCCTCCTTTTGTTCTGTGGGGATGAGTTTTTTCTAATCCGTCCACTAGTCCTAATAAGGGGACTGTTAGAGAGTTGTGGACGGGCTGGAATCCGGCTTCGATATGCCGCGCTGCTCTCGCGATCAACAGGCTCAGCAGTTCGTCCAGTGCGTCCAAATCGATGCTGTACTGGCGTAACCGATCGCCGGTTGAGTCGCGTTTAGACGTGGTTTCAATGCCGTAGCGGTTGAGTGCCGCATTAACGACCGTGACTGGGGAAGCATTTGGCCCATGGCGCAGTCCGATGATTTTTGCGTCGCGTGGGTGGGACTTAACCCAGTCGGCAAAGTCCAGCACCTCGGGAGTTGTCTTATTCCAGGTGCCACCGCTGCGGGTTGTCGCGATCGCCCATTGGATGAGCTCGATCACTTTCAGGTATTCGGCGGCAACGGCTGCAAGTTTCCGGCGGGGCAAATCCTGCAGAGGGATTTTTGTCTTGAAGGCCCGCAGCTGTTCTAGTCGCTGCTGATCGCTGGCTTCGGCCATGCCAGCAAAAATGATGTCTTCAAAGCAGCGGATCCGGCGACGACGGCGACCCTTTTCGTCGGCTAGGACATCATCAGCGGTGAGTGTATCGGGTTGCTGGCGTGGGTCAAACTCAACCAACCGGAAGCGCTCAAGTTTGCGGCGGTCGGTCACAGACAGCGATCGCTTGCTGGCTAGACGCTCAGCCTCATCAGGGCTGATGACTTCAGCTCTTTGGATTGCTCGTGCGTCAGCGAGTTTGACGGTTTGCAGGCAACCGGACCAGAGTTCTAGTGCCTCATCAATCGCGGCCTGTTGTACTGGCGTAATCGTTTCGAGGTCGAGTCGAGAAACGATTTTCCCTTCAGTTTCAAGCCGGCATTCAAGCTCAAGGGCAAAGTTCGCCATGCTGGCGTTCTCCGCTGCCTTGGTCCGTCGGTGGTAGTGGGCAGCTGGACTATCGGCATCCACTTGTCGCAACAGTGCAGGGTCGGCTAGGACGTTAGCGATCGCGTTGGTTTGATAGTCGAGATCACCGGCGTATTCGATGTGATTTTTTGCATCGCTGAAGTTGCGGGCCTTGCCACGCAGGGCAGAAAACACCATGCGCGGGATGGGTTGCCGGTTGCGGTCGAGGGACTGAGCGAAATTTGCAGGGGTCAGACTTTGGCCACTGGCGAAACCGAAAGCGCGGGTGAAATAGCTGGACTCCATTGAAATCCCGCCGGAGATGCTGGGGGAATAAACCAGCAAGCGGATATCAGCAGCTGCAGGGTATCCAGTGGGGTCAGCAGCATAGGCAAGCTGTTGCGGCTCAGATGAGGTTTCACTGTCAAAGCGCAGGATCTGAGCTTGGGTCAGACCGAGGACTTCCCCAAGTTCCGCGATCGCTTTGCAGTCTTTGAGGGTATCGACGGCAACAACAACGCGATCACCACCAGCAACAGCGGATCGGATAGCTGCCACCAGTTCAGCGGTCACAAAACCACGGGCTTGCTTATGACTGCCGGAAGCACCATCGACGCCGGTTGCGAGTAAGCAGCAATAACTATCGGGTTGATAGTTGTTTTTGAGAATCCACGGTTTCTCACCTCGCAGCTGAGCAACGTAGTCGAGCTCAGCTGCGGTGACATCAGCACTGGCCAGAAGGATCCGGCGGGCGGTTTTGATCAGCAGTTCCCAGCGTTCAATGAGTGCCCCACGCTTGCCGCCCTGGCTGCAGGTGCCACCGTTGATTAGGTGCCGAAAAACTTGGTCAACTTCGTCCCAGATGAGGTCGAAGCTGTCGCGGGGATATTCAGCAACCGGAACAGCCAAACCGGAATCAGCACAGAGCGCAATCCTGCGGGTGGGTTCGCCATTCACGTCGAGGACTCGACCCTGAACGCGATCGCCGTCACGGAGATAGGTAAGGTCCCACTTTTCAGCGTTAGCCCGCTGCAGCGATTCGCGATCGCCTACGGAGATAACAGCAGCCGAATTGCGGGTCAGAGCTTCAATGAATTTCGATTTGCCGGTGCCCTTGGGGCTGTCGATCGCAACGATGCCGGTGGTGGGGATTTTGCCAGCAATGCCCGCTGCATGAAGGTCAGCAGCATTGACTACCAGCGCCGGAATAAAGCGGCCTAGTTTGTCCTGCAGCCCTCTGAGGATTGCTCGCTTCACTCGCTGCTGTCGCCAGTCAGTGAAGCTAACGGAGGTGGCTTGAATGTCTGCCCATTTGGTTGCGCCGTGGGCGGCGATGACATCATCGATGCCTTTGCCGAGGGAGTTATCCCACTCGGCAACCTGAACGCTGCAGCCTGCTTTGCTGGCACGGTAGCCAATGGTGGCGATGCCTTTGGCAACGTCTTGCCGTGCTGAGGGCTTAACGTCTTGGTCGAGCACCACCGTTACGCAGCGGCCTGCCACGAGGAACCGATCAAGGTCTGGCGAATTGCCGCAAAGGCAGCCCAGCAAGCCGATTGCTACAGTGCCGGTGCTGAGTACCGCTAGGTTTTTTTTGCCACCTTCGACGATTGCAATCGGTACTTCAGGATGGGACTCGACCCAATCCCAGAAGCTCCCATCAGCAGGGGCACCAACAGCGGCACGGGTTGCAGCATCGACGGGTGGCAAGTAGGCACGGTTGCCGCTGCCCTTGGGAGCTGAGTATTGGCCGGAACGATTGCCAGCATCGACGCCAAAGATTTTGGCTTGCCAGACTTTGCCCGATTCCTGCAGGAACAGTGCACCAACCTGTGAGGGCTTAGCTTGATGGCCAAACCGAGTAAAGGGCTGGTTGATCGCGTCAGCGATCGGTGTGCCGATA includes:
- a CDS encoding plasmid replication protein, CyRepA1 family, yielding MSAPIVTTAQIQHNDRAVETVPALADTIRAEFVEASAISPDLFATAIAIVPDIEIDPYSQEVIGTPIADAINQPFTRFGHQAKPSQVGALFLQESGKVWQAKIFGVDAGNRSGQYSAPKGSGNRAYLPPVDAATRAAVGAPADGSFWDWVESHPEVPIAIVEGGKKNLAVLSTGTVAIGLLGCLCGNSPDLDRFLVAGRCVTVVLDQDVKPSARQDVAKGIATIGYRASKAGCSVQVAEWDNSLGKGIDDVIAAHGATKWADIQATSVSFTDWRQQRVKRAILRGLQDKLGRFIPALVVNAADLHAAGIAGKIPTTGIVAIDSPKGTGKSKFIEALTRNSAAVISVGDRESLQRANAEKWDLTYLRDGDRVQGRVLDVNGEPTRRIALCADSGLAVPVAEYPRDSFDLIWDEVDQVFRHLINGGTCSQGGKRGALIERWELLIKTARRILLASADVTAAELDYVAQLRGEKPWILKNNYQPDSYCCLLATGVDGASGSHKQARGFVTAELVAAIRSAVAGGDRVVVAVDTLKDCKAIAELGEVLGLTQAQILRFDSETSSEPQQLAYAADPTGYPAAADIRLLVYSPSISGGISMESSYFTRAFGFASGQSLTPANFAQSLDRNRQPIPRMVFSALRGKARNFSDAKNHIEYAGDLDYQTNAIANVLADPALLRQVDADSPAAHYHRRTKAAENASMANFALELECRLETEGKIVSRLDLETITPVQQAAIDEALELWSGCLQTVKLADARAIQRAEVISPDEAERLASKRSLSVTDRRKLERFRLVEFDPRQQPDTLTADDVLADEKGRRRRRIRCFEDIIFAGMAEASDQQRLEQLRAFKTKIPLQDLPRRKLAAVAAEYLKVIELIQWAIATTRSGGTWNKTTPEVLDFADWVKSHPRDAKIIGLRHGPNASPVTVVNAALNRYGIETTSKRDSTGDRLRQYSIDLDALDELLSLLIARAARHIEAGFQPVHNSLTVPLLGLVDGLEKTHPHRTKGGRREPPEKAERPPDEHHGEVAA
- a CDS encoding helix-turn-helix domain-containing protein; protein product: MARNKNLQAAKAEAIARIIAGEPYADIAKHLGIGISTLHSWRAKPDFRKAVEDGLSQIQQQTVIQITALNESAIAALKKVLEMPIEGTSITAGTAIRAAATVLSYGTQLRGEVGAERLSELEAGLNEVTERSDTVVPLSRAPKGWRFS